In Prunus dulcis unplaced genomic scaffold, ALMONDv2, whole genome shotgun sequence, the sequence TGTTACAGATGCTTAATATTCTGCTATACTGGTCACTTATCTGCAGATGCAAATAATACAATGCATTCATGTAGTGAGATATTATCATCTGCAATCCACGTTTTGCTTACTTATTTGGAAGTTTAGAGCAAAGTAGCAGCACTGTTTATTTAAAGGATATTTTCCAAGCAATAGCTCATTCTAATTACTTATTTGAcagtgtaatttttttttttttttttcaggtacAAAAAGGAAATGGGTGGCTACAAGTGAGTTGTTTAATTGGAGTTGCAGTTTGTTTCATCTGTATATATGAGATCGTGGTGATATTTACAAAGGTTAACTTGCAGGTGCATCTCTGGGTTCATTCGTTGTGTTACTCCTAGTTGTTGCAGCCTATCGTGTCTATAGTTCtgatagaaaagaaaaggcgAATCAATTAAAGATTGAAAGATTTTTAGACGATTACAGAGCTCTCAAACCTAACAGATATTCATATGCAGATATTAAGAGGATTACAAATGACTTCAAGGACAAGTTAGGGGAAGGAGCCTACGGAACTGTTTACAAAGGAACGCTTTCTTCTGAACTCTTTGTTGCTGTGAAAGTCCTCAATAGTTCTAAGGGAGATGGGGAAGAGTTCATCAATGAAGTGGGAACAATGGGTCATATCCACCATGTCAATGTCATTCGCTTGGTTGGCTTTTGCGCTGATGGATTTAGACGAGCTCTTGTTTATGAGTTCTTACCAAATGGTTCACTGCAGGATTTCATTTCATCACCAGACAATAAGAACAGTTTCCTTGGTTGGGATAAGATGCAAGATATTGCTCTAGCCATAGCCAAAGGAATTGAATATCTTCACCAAGGATGCGATCAGCGAATCCTCCATTTCGACATCAAACCTCATAACGTTTTGCTAGACCACAACTTCACTCCAAAGATTTCTGATTTTGGTTTAGCCAAATTATGTTCCAAGGATCAAAGCATAGTGTCAATGACTACAGCTAGGGGCACCATGGGCTACATTGCACCTGAAGTGTTTTCCAGGAACTTTGGAAATGTGTCCTATAAGTCAGATGTGTATAGTTTTGGAATGCTACTGCTTGAGATGGT encodes:
- the LOC117612941 gene encoding rust resistance kinase Lr10-like, coding for MDTKSEIECVDFSKAGTKRKWVATSASLGSFVVLLLVVAAYRVYSSDRKEKANQLKIERFLDDYRALKPNRYSYADIKRITNDFKDKLGEGAYGTVYKGTLSSELFVAVKVLNSSKGDGEEFINEVGTMGHIHHVNVIRLVGFCADGFRRALVYEFLPNGSLQDFISSPDNKNSFLGWDKMQDIALAIAKGIEYLHQGCDQRILHFDIKPHNVLLDHNFTPKISDFGLAKLCSKDQSIVSMTTARGTMGYIAPEVFSRNFGNVSYKSDVYSFGMLLLEMVGGRKNVGSATEKTNEIYYPEWIYNLLEEGDDLRIHIGGEGEGKIPKKLAIVGLWCIQWHPVDRPSMKAVVQMLEGGESLTMPPNPFASTGAAETNASTAARNLNIQLETIPELE